The following DNA comes from Quercus robur chromosome 1, dhQueRobu3.1, whole genome shotgun sequence.
TGAAAGCTAAATCTTCTCAAGATAGTTTACTAGGAAATTCCATTCCACTTTGTCTTAGCTTCTATAGATTGATTTTAACACTCCTCAGCTACTATCCTTGATTTTTCTTATGTTGAAAACTGTGCAGTAGCTCTTGAGCAAACAACTATGTTCTCCACAATACATCATCCAAACACAAATACAACTTAAGCCGGATCAATTAACATTGAGAGAAGGGGTTTGAGCTTGGACACTAAAATTGAATTAGTTATATTTTGTTGCAACTTGTTTCAGTTGCTTTCGTTTCGATTTGTTTTGGAGAagaactttttatttaaaacaattttttacattttctaatGTTTTGTGAGGTAGAAACGCAAATCAATAGAATGTATTTTAtatggtaaaagaaaaaaaacgtCCAATAGAGCACGTAATATTTTAAGCTTTTAAGAGTAGCTAAAGTTGATAAGAATATCACATACTCAATAAGCCacgacaaattttttttttcaatggtaaTTTCTCTCCCTTTAGCCTTCATGGACCAATTATTAACTGTGGATTGgtgtttatttttaatgactattttttttcctcaattcagaCACTGAACTCACCCTaaagattttataaataaaatatttttttctatttggaaTACGTTTTCATAGGTGTAAACCAAGATTTTGAGTTAAAGGGGTCTaagtataaacaaaaaaaaaaaaaaaaaatgttgatgattggttttcaatttattttatttttataataagtttttattaaattttttccGTTGATGATCTATGGACTGTAGTTGTTTGGGCTGATATGTGGAGTTGTTGGGCTGACTATGTGGAGGACCAagattttggagagaaaaagggtcaaattttattttccttggaCCCAATTCGAATTGGGCCCTAATATATCTACACCATAGATAATAATATAACCATAAGTGAAAGCTGTACAAATTTACAATGACCGTTGATCACAAAACTCATAAGTGAaagtttttgtttatatatttgtcTTTGTGGAAACAAACCAACGTGTTTATACTTTCATGTCGCAGATATTTCTAATTCTACTTTAATCAATTAATTGAATGAAATGTTTAATTCATGaagaaaacaattaaaccaTAGAAAATAATGTAACATAACCAGTGGCAACTGATTACAATGAACTGTTAAtcacaaaactcaaaaatcaaattgtACGTTTGGGCAAAATtatttaggctgtgtttggttgagtgtaaaatattttccgagtgtaaaatattttaaggtgaaaatattttcgggaaaggaaaatattttcaagtgtttggttgcattccaaaaaatactttggaaaatattttctagtgtttggttgtgttgctgaaaatgctctagaaaacccatttttatcatgtttctcacattttcttaggatccaaataaatattattacaaagaatcaaaatatataaacaacacaagaaacaaaaatcaaaacaaaaaaataaaaatcacaagaCCAATCGTGAGAGAGGGACAGAGAGAGATCGGTTCGTGGTTGCGACTTGCCGGTGGATGATCGGTGATGAGGGAGGGGTGGATCAGTGATGAGGGAGAGGCCCGGCCCAGATGGCGATGCCGTCGATCTTAAACATGGGCTAGTGATCGGTGATGGCCAGATCGGTGATGTTGAGCGGTGACGGCCAGATCGGGAGAAGAAgcgttgagaaaaaaaaaaaaaaaaaaaaagctttggcAGGCGCGTGATCTGGGCGGTGGGGGTAGGGGTAGTGGTGGGGGTGGCACGATCTGGGCTGGCAAGAGCTTGGCTGGCTGGAGGGTTGTGCTCTCTCTTCTtgctttctccctctctctctctctctctctctctctctctctctttgtctgtGAGGGCTAGAAaccatttgaaggtaaaatagaaaCTAAAATTGATTTCCGACTTGAGAGGGGTATTTTACAGTCAAAACTGAAATTAATTTCCGTTGACCTTATTTTCCTGTGCTTACCAAACACATATAGGagtgtaaaatgatttcctaAAACCTTTTTCAACCAAAACAAACGGACCCTTACTGATTTATTTATGTAAAGAAAGCATATAAATTTGCAACAATAAATAGGCCAAACAtacactattattatttattttttattttttgaagtaagTCTTTGTTCACAGGGACGGACCTACACTATGCAAGAGGGGGGCGATTGCCccccccaaaataaaaataaaaactagtataaaaaaattaagatttgcccttatatatatatatatttgtctctcATCCTCTAAAATGTTTAGATATTgacctacaagaaaataaataaataaaattcatgcccTTTTAactacaaaaccaaaataaaaaataaataaatatggactaaacaaaaatcgcacacaaaataaaaaacacttattttgtatgttatactttgttgatgtgttttataatatgaaatgtttaaaaaatacttattttgtaggtagcattttgttgaatatgaaatagatattaatttttattttcataatatttttttttgattttaagCTTTGCTCCCCTCATGTATGAATCCTGATTCCATCCCTAATTGTTCACAAAATTCTTTATAAAGAGACAAAGAGAGAATGACTGGTGAGAGAATAGACCGTGGATGGAGTCATAGAATTGTTGGACCATTGGACCAGAAATGGGACCAAAGGAAAGAAGATACTGATGGAGTGTTCGTACCAAGAAAGAACTGTCTCTTCGAGATACATTAACCATAGCCAATTACTGACACCGCTAGGCTTAGCATTGGAGAATGTTATTGATCAGAGAGGCCCCTCAACACAGCTGATGCTGATCACGCTACTTCAATTCAACCCCCTCTGTACCTGTTAAAGCAACAGAAACAAAAGCATCTAAAATGGTTCTGAACCCCTGCTGCCTCAATACTCAACAAGTCACAATTTACCTCCAATTCCCAATACATTTAttgctttttcagtttttcccacTAGGATTTAGATTCGGTGTGCAATGACCTCTTTGTTTAGTTAGAGGgtaaaaaagaattataatttTCTACCCTGTTGGTTTGCGTAGAAGAATGaaaatttgtattaaatttcttttatttaattgagaAGAAAAGTGAATATATGGAAAATATAGTTTTGTTTAAGATTAAAAGTGAACATTTTctcaaacattaaaataaaataactattaCTCGACGATGAGCAACCCTAACTCTATAGctgttttaaactttaaatgcATATGAGACTGGAAAAGCTTGTATTGCGTGAGCTCTTACCAATTGGGATCACGGTAATAGAACAATCTTAATCTTAGGACCACAACTATTTACACAACTTTAATAATCCTAACTCTATAGctgttttaaactttaaaagcaAATGAGATTGGAAAAGCTCGTGTTGCGTGAGCTTTGACCAACTGGAATAACAGTAAACtatttacacaattttaatAACCCAAACTTTATAGCTGCTTTAAACGTTAAAAGCAAATGAGAATGGAAAAGCTTGTGTTGTGCGAGCTTGGACGAACTAGGATAACTGTAATAGAACAACTTTTTTTTAGCATGGCCAGTCTGAAAGAAGTTGTATAAATTTAAATAGTTGTAAACTCCTACTAGCATTTTTCAACAGTAATAACTAAAAAGGTTAAAAAGGAAGTCAAAGCAGCTTTTATTTCTCTCACCAAGCCAATGGGAGGCTGCCACATGAGCCGTCCAACCTTGGTCTTCTCTGCATTGATCAGATTCAGACCTCGCGTGCGCCCACTTGGGCTTGGCTATTGGCTATAAAATTTCGCAGCCATTCACAAGTCACCTTCACAATACATAGACACAATTACCATGTTCATGTTCATTGCCaggttttcagttttcactaaAGTATCTTTCATCATTTTCGTCTATaccaaaattaaagttttttacCCTCCTATCCCTCTCATCTCATATATGtgtgttgaaacttgaaagatgacaaaaagcaaataaataagAGTGCAGAGAGGTTGGATTGGACTGCTCTGATTGTCACGTCTGAAAGCAAATATATGTTCTGATCAGTATTCTGATTTTGACTGGAATCTGGACTCTGCTCTCTCTTCATACCTTCTTATCTATCATGTGACATTACTTCCACACCCAATCCATCTACTTTTTTACTCTGTCTCATTTCTTcttaaatagtagtactagtaaGGACAAAGCTTTTGAAATATTAGCATAAAACAAGCAAAACCCATTTACAAGGTACAATCGACcattgactatatatatatacctagtTCTAAAGGTATCCATCCACATATAATGCCATATTGTTATCATAGGCATAGCATAGTATTTTGTACTtctaatttcataatatttcttattaatataaaaaaaattgttgattcCATGTTACAACCCTTATCACTTGTCAGTTGTCACCTTATCAGCCATCGCATGAAGCATGAGCGATGGGATGGGGGTGCTTAGACAATAATTTTGGCTGCTACAAGCGTAAAAAGTGTAATTTCATGTAAGGGAAGTGTTTGTTACCCGTATAGTTACACACATGAGCAATGGTAGAGTGATGCAGGGCTTTTCAAATAGCTATATCTAATCCTCTTTAACTAATTAGTTAGTTAATTAGATACTAATTGCTTAAGCATTGGTCAATAATATTTATACATTTGTCAACCATCTAGAGGCTGTTAATGGCAAACAACTAGCATAGGTAGCAAAATATAAGGGTAAATAAGCACTTTGTAGATCAGTTTTATATGTGATTGAAAATAAGCCTTGAGAGCTTTTATTTGAACATTTTGTGTTCTTTGCGAGGTGCCTAATCACTTATTAATGTGTTCTAAGCAACTCGCtttccatttaattttaaatcatatcACAGTCCATCACTTTCAGGATGGAGACAAAATTTTGGATGCTTTAAAGATTAAAAACTAGTGTTGTTACACACGTTATTACACACCAATTTTTTGATCTGAAATTATGAGTTGAAAATAGTGTAACAGGTTTTATTCTTAATTCAGTACCAGTCTAGCTTGCAGCACAAACAAACAGTAACCGTACCTTGAAGCCTTGAACACAGTCAACagacccaccaccaccacctcaaAGGGACAAACATTATGAACaacaacacacaaacacaaacatatttCTTTGTAACAATGAATAGCACCAATAGATCCATGagaacacacaaaaaataagtaCCAAGCACAAATATATGAGATTTTGCAGCTGGCTAAACGAAACCCATTTCACATTACCACCAATAGATCCAACTAACCACAATAAAACTGAGAATAATTAACAAAACTACAATAGtaaatgtttgaattttgcATGTTATATATCATATGATCTAAGTCAATAAGGAGGACGAGAGGTGGGTCCCCAAGGCATAACATCAGGAGCAATGCAGTTGAGAGGCGTTGGACTTGGACTACCTACAGTACTGTAGATAGACATGGACATAGCATTTGTACTGTTAGTAGTGCAAGTCTCCCTAGCGTTTGCATTtccaccaccgccaccgccaccgccaccgccagAACCAATGTTAGGCTTAACCTCTTCATGATGAGCTTCATCAGTGTCATCACTAGGAAGACTGTGAAACGCGGGGTTGGTATATGTTGCAGCCATCACAACCACTAAACTCTCCGCAATAACTTTCCCACCAACAATCCCTCCAAACACTTGCCCTTGTGCCCCTGCAAGACATATACCAAAAGAAGAAAtggaaacaaaagaagaaggagatgatgatgatgaagaagagggTGGTTTAGTAGAAGATGTTGTTGAATAACCAAGAAATGAACCCGAGAGAGAAAGGAGGTTAAAGGGTCCATGAAGGGAAAGACTTGGAGCGTGAGACACGGCGGGGTGTCTAAGTGTCACGTTGGACACGGAGCCTGAACCGCTTAGGACACTGATACCAACGTGTCTTTTGCGAGCAAACTGAATGAGAGTCTCCACGACGTCGTTGCCAGCGGAGATCTCGAGGATGACAGGCTTCATGGCGGAGTCACTGTTTTTGGTGATGACAATGGGAGGTTTGGGCTTGTTTTTGGACCCAGCTGGTCTGCCTCTGGGTTTCTTTGAGACTTCTGGGGTTGATCCAAACTCGGTGACACAAAGAGTTGTGGTGCTTTTTTTCTTGGGCTTGGAAGAGGATGATGAGCCAGGATTAGGTGGTGTGGGTGTAGAGAGAGTGGGCATGCTACGAGGGCTGTGCTCAGAGGACTCATCGTCTGAGGTGTGAGAGAGGTCTAGGCCTTGGGAAAGAGAGATTGCACCACCATAATCCGCCATTGTTGGGAAatgtttagagagagagagagagagaggaagtaATGATTTGAGTTTGAGCACTGTGTTCTGTGGTGTTTAAGTTTAAGGAGGGGCTATATAGTCAGGTTTGAGTGTAGGGTCTACTTGGAGTTGGAGGGTCCCAATGGAGAGATTTAGTGAGAGAAAatgttttagagagagagagagagttttgatcGGAATGATTAGCCACATGGGGAGGGATGTATCATGTGGTAAGGGAGACGACAACTCAAActctcaaaacaaaaatggaagGGACAATTGAAAGTGGGACCCGTGCTTGAGGTGGGgaccaaatttcttttttgcctTCATAGGGTCATCTCTCTCTAGCTCCTATCTCAAGATATAGGAAGAAACTATTGACAATGGAACTAGTACCAAAAAGAGAGGAGGCCATAAGTAacagaagtttttttttttttttttatttgggggggAGGTGGGGGGACAATTTTTTGATATTCTATGTTTATCCCATGATCTCCTAGGGTGATGATAGATAAGTGGGATTTGGGTTTAGTGTTGATAGATCCAATTATGATAGGTTTAAGCTGAGACTATCGTTGATTATCGATGCATAAATTGTCAATCAATACAATAAGTTTCGCTTGATCGTTGAATTGATCGAGCCCATCAGTCATTGATAACACTAACCATCTATGATTTATGAGGCATCATGACGACTGTAAAATGTTCAAAAGGATGATGAATATCTAAAGATATCTAGTGAGATTTTCATCAAAGAGGAACGAAAACACTTAAAGTGGAAAAATGGGTAGCAAGAGAAAcgctaataattaataaataaagcaCTATGCCAACCTTTGTCAAATAAGTTAGGTTTGTCCGATTTTCATACAGGAAACCTGACACTtgatttaattgaaaatattcaaCTTGTCGTTGAttattgtaaattttgaaactcGTTTGGTCAACCAAGACTAGATGGATGGGCCGGATCCTTGAAGTGTTGGCTTAACTCTAATTGTCTCAAGATGTAGTTAAAACCTTTTAAAAGGTGAAATTTTAggtatcaaaatattttaattttagacattaattaatttcttttaatgcATTGGTATAAAAGCCTAAATTCAAAACAAAGTTGAGTGTTCAAACCATGAAAAGGTTTTTAGAATATACTTAAATATAATTATCTATTTCAgttagaagagaaaaaataacagttattcatttcttttaatGCATTGGTATAAAAGCCTAAATTCAAAACAAAGTTGAGTGTTCAAACCATGAAAAGGTTTTTAGAATATACTTAAATATAATTATCTATTTCAGtcagaagagaaaaaataacagtTATTCACAGAGACCATATTAGGTAAGACCATAATAATTTGTATCTACTAATAAACCAATACTCAAAAAGCCTAGATGTAATGTATGATTCCAAGCATCCACTTAGCTGGGCAGTCATAAATTTTACATATTGGGGGAGGGGGAGAGAGATttttagaataataaaaaaatgcttattcttaaaaaaaacaattaaaaaaataattttttttactccgTTAAAAGTTATGAGCTCCTCTCACTAAagaggggaaaaagaaaagttaaatcttataaattcaaaaactcAAGAGGAACTTTTAGGGAattaaaaattatcttataagaATAAATCTATATGTATATTATAAATGGACTAAAGTACACGTTTGCTTTCTTAAAGTTTTGGATGTTTTCATTTTGGCtatttatgttaaaattttaattttcataaagcataaaaaaaaaaaaaaaaaaactaaaacacacattaaggaccaaaataaaaatcataaatcttaaaacgaaaataatcaaaataaaaacatccatAAATTTTAAAGGCCAAAGCATATTAACATTCATCATGGATTTGGACCACAAATCAAATTGCATATCTTGTAAGGCTGTGGGCCTTATGCCCTTATCTTTCAGTTGGTTGTATGACCTTCATTGTTCGTGGTTGATATGGGTCCTTCGGCCTATTTTGCCACTCGCTAATGAGTTTGGGCCCTT
Coding sequences within:
- the LOC126723871 gene encoding AT-hook motif nuclear-localized protein 28-like, translating into MADYGGAISLSQGLDLSHTSDDESSEHSPRSMPTLSTPTPPNPGSSSSSKPKKKSTTTLCVTEFGSTPEVSKKPRGRPAGSKNKPKPPIVITKNSDSAMKPVILEISAGNDVVETLIQFARKRHVGISVLSGSGSVSNVTLRHPAVSHAPSLSLHGPFNLLSLSGSFLGYSTTSSTKPPSSSSSSSPSSFVSISSFGICLAGAQGQVFGGIVGGKVIAESLVVVMAATYTNPAFHSLPSDDTDEAHHEEVKPNIGSGGGGGGGGGGNANARETCTTNSTNAMSMSIYSTVGSPSPTPLNCIAPDVMPWGPTSRPPY